A single region of the Triticum dicoccoides isolate Atlit2015 ecotype Zavitan chromosome 2B, WEW_v2.0, whole genome shotgun sequence genome encodes:
- the LOC119365005 gene encoding protein CUP-SHAPED COTYLEDON 1-like — protein MGLREIESTLPPGFRFYPSDQELVCHYLYKKVTNERASQGTLVEVDLHAREPWELPDVAKLTASEWYFFSFRDRKYATGSRTNRATKTGYWKATGKDREVRSPATRAVVGMRKTLVFYQGRAPNGSKTSWVMHEFRLDSPHLPPREDWVLCRVFQKQKLDGEQDNARSSSPTFARSSQVAQELPVMDASGDQMMGSGAAGFVAPRQEELICGPNPLMNAAMWQQYNSLLLDQYPQEEMAGSSPMMATGGAGDECGFFFDSGFEDTATLGTMRFPQAWS, from the exons ATGGGGCTGAGGGAGATAGAGTCTACATTGCCGCCGGGGTTCAGGTTCTACCCCAGCGACCAGGAGCTCGTCTGCCACTACCTCTACAAGAAGGTGACCAACGAGCGCGCCTCGCAGGGCACGCTCGTCGAGGTCGACCTCCACGCGCGCGAGCCATGGGAGCTTCCTG ACGTGGCGAAGCTCACGGCTAGCGAGTGGTACTTCTTCAGCTTCAGGGACCGTAAGTACGCCACGGGGTCGCGCACCAACCGCGCCACCAAGACCGGCTACTGGAAGGCCACCGGGAAGGACCGCGAGGTGCGCAGCCCGGCCACGCGCGCCGTCGTCGGCATGAGGAAGACGCTGGTCTTCTACCAGGGCCGCGCCCCCAACGGCAGCAAAACCAGCTGGGTCATGCACGAGTTCCGCCTCGACTCGCCGCACCTGCCACCAAGG GAGGACTGGGTGCTCTGCAGGGTGTTCCAGAAGCAGAAACTGGACGGCGAGCAAGACAACGCCCGCTCCTCCTCGCCGACCTTCGCCCGCTCGTCGCAGGTGGCGCAGGAGCTGCCCGTGATGGACGCGAGCGGCGACCAGATGATGGGCTCGGGCGCCGCCGGCTTCGTGGCGCCACGGCAGGAGGAGTTGATCTGTGGCCCCAACCCGTTGATGAACGCGGCGATGTGGCAGCAATACAACTCGCTGCTTCTTGACCAGTACCCGCAGGAAGAGATGGCGGGCAGCTCGCCGATGATGGCCACAGGAGGAGCGGGAGATGAGTGCGGATTCTTCTTCGACTCGGGGTTCGAGGACACGGCTACCCTTGGAACCATGAGGTTCCCCCAAGCGTGGAGCTGA